The sequence GCGCGGCGGTCTCCTGGCCCTGGTCCTTCAGCTGCTGCGCCATCTCGTAGGCGGTGATGCCGCCGCCGGAGAAGCCGCCCAGCAAATAGGGCCCCTGGGGCTGGATCTGGCGGATTTCGGACAGGCAGCTGCGGGCGGCATCCTCAATCCGGCTGTGCGGGGCGGCGTCGCCGACCAGCCCCTTGGCCTGCAGGCCATAGACCGGGCGGTCCTTGCCGACCTGCAGCGCCAGGTGGCGCAGGTTCAGCACATTGCCGAACATGCCCGCCACCAGAAAGAAGGGCCGCCGCCCGGTGCCGTCGCCGGGATGCAGCTGCACCAGATGGGTGTATTGCGGCGGCTCCTCCGCGGTTTGGGGGGTGTCCCCCGGTTCCGCCGCAACCCCGCCGCCGGTGCGGGCGATGATCCGCTCTGCCAGCGCAGCGACGCTGGGCGCCTCAAACAGCACCGACAGAGGGAATTCCACGCCAAAGCCGCGTTTCACCTGCGCAAACAGCCGCACCGCAATCAGCGAGTGACCGCCGAGGTCAAAGAAACTGTCCTCAATCCCCACCTGCGACACGCCCAGAAGCGCGGCGAAGAGCTTGGCCAGTTCCTCCTCAACCGGGTTGCGCGGAGCGATGTAATCGGTGTCGAGCTGCGGGCGCTCAAAGGTCTGCGCCTCACCCGCGGCAGGCGCAGCAGCCTGTGCCGCCTGAGCAATCAGCGCGGGCAGATCCAGCGAGGAGACCACCACCTGCGGCAGACCGGTGGCGAGCGCGCGGGCCAGGGCGTCGCCGCCTTCCTCCGCTTTGATTCCATTGGAGATGTTCAGTTGCAGGCGGCGTTCCTCCGGCGACAGCGGCTGCGCGCTGCTGGCAGGCTCCAGCCCCAGTTCCGCCGCACTGGCGTCGGCCTCAGCCGCTGCGGCAGCGGTGTCAAAGCCAGAGGCCAGCCGCTGCATCCGGAAGCCTTCGATCCGGGCCAGCACATTGCCGTCCGTGTCGGTCAGCGTTACGTCAAACATCGCGGAGGCGCTGTCCGGCGCCACGGCCAGCCGCACGTGGCTGAAGATATTCGCGGTAAGCGGCGCGAAGACGCGGATGGTGCGGTATGAGACCGGCACCCAGAGGGCATCTGCCTGATACCCCGGGATCAGCTGCATCGCCCAGCCGGTGGCCAGGTCCATCAGGCCGGGATGCAGCAGAGTGCCGTCCTGCGCCGCAGCCTCTGGCAGGGAGAGTGCGGCGATCCCTTCGCCGTCCCCAAGGGCAGCGCGCTCCAGAACATGCCAGCGCGGGCCAAAGCGCAGGTGAGCCTCTTGCGGAGACTGCAGGCGCCCGCCTGCTGGCGCCTGCTCCTCCGGGCATCGGGTGAAAAACTTCTGGAGGTTGAGTGCGGCGGGGCATTCTGCCGCCGCCGCGGAGGCCAGCATTGCCTGACAATGTAAAGAGTAACCATTTGTACACGCCGAGTAAACAAACAGTTCATAACCATTTTCTTTAGCTTCTAGCTTAACCAGAAGTTTCTTGGGATCGCCTTCCAATACAACCATAGGGCGCATAAAGTAGAGATCGCGGATTTCGAATGGCCCTTGGGTACCCGCTGCCGCCAGTGCCTCGGCTGCCATTTCGATATAGCCGGTGCCGGGAACCAGGGCGGTGCCGTCTGCGGTGCGGTGCTCATCCAGCAGCCAGTCGGCGGTGCTGAAGCAGGGCATGAAGATGCGGTTGCCAGCGGCGTCAAATCCCTGCTGCTGCAGCAGCGGCTGCGGGCAGGGCTCTGGCGTGCTGGCGGCCGCGCCGCTGTTTCGGGCACTCATGGCATCGGCGGCCATGCCTGTGTCTGCCCAGACGCCCCAGTCCACAGCCACGACGCGGGTCTGCCCGCCTGCGCGCTGTTTGGCCCAGGCGTTGAGGTATTCGTTGGCAGCAATGTAGTCCACCTGGCCGGCTGGCCGCGTTACGGCGGAGGAAGAGGAGAACAGCACCAGCAGCTCCAGGCTGCCGTCGGGAAACACCGTGTCCAGGGCGCGCAAGCCGCTGACTTTGGGGGCCAGAACGCGGGCGATCCGGTCCTCGTCCTTGGCCAGCAGCGGGCCGTCGTCGATGACGCCGGCCCCGTGGATCACCCCGGTGACCGGGCCGTTCGCGGCTTCGGCCTGCTCCCTTGCGGTGCGCAGCTCGCCCGCGTGGCAGACGTCGGCGGCCAGCGGCAGCACGGTGCCGCTGCCGGTTTCCTCCAGCGCTTTGACCGCGCGGATGCGCCGGGCGGTGCGGTTGGCCGGGCTGTGGCTGCTGAGATACCGGTCCCAGCTGTCGCGCGGCGGCAGGCCCTCGCGCGAGATCAGCGTGATCTTGGCCCCGCAGTCCCGCATCAGATGACCGGCAATCGCCAGGCCGATGCCGCCATAGCCGCCGGTGATCAGGTAATGGCCGCCCTGTTTGAAAGGCGGTGTTTCCGGTGCCGGCAGGGGCTGCGGGCGCCAGGCGAGTTCGAACCGCTTGTCCCCGCGCCAGGCGGCGGAAAGGTTTGCCGGCTCCGACAGCAGCTCTTCCAGCAGGCGGGGAGTGATGTCGTTGTCCGCCGGTTTTCGGGCAAGCAGGCCCCGCGGCGCCTGCGGCAGTTCGATGTCCACGGTGGTGCAGGTCAGCCCCGGCAGTTCGCGCGGGATCACGCCCAGGGGGCCAGCGATCATGGCCTTTTCCGGGTAGGGCAGGGCCTCGTCCCGGACCTGCGCGGCGCCGGTCGTGAAGACTGACAGATGCACCGGTCCGGGCAGATCGGCGTTACCCAGCTCCTGCGCCAGGGCGGTCAAAGCGTGGAAGCCCATCTCCAGATTGCGGTCAAAAAAGGAGGAGCCGGGGCGGAAGGTTTCCCCTTCTGTCACCAGCCAGAAATGGGCGATGCGGTCCGGCAGCAGCCCGGCCTCTGCCAGATCCCCCAGCAGGGCGCCATAGGCGGCGCGGCCCTGTTCGGGCGGCAGGATATAGGTGGTCGGCGACAGCTGCGCATAGGTGTCGCCTGCGCGCACCCGGGCGACGGCATGGCCTGCGGCCTCCAGCCGGTCTGCGGCGCGGGCAGCATGGCCGGTCTCGTCCTCGAAAATCAGCCAGTTGTGCGGCTCCTGGCCCAGCTCCTGCTGCACATCCAGCGCGCAATCGGCCAGACGCGGGCGCCAGGCGGGGCGGTAGCCCCAGTCCTTAAGGTCGCTGTGGCGGGCTGGCGCGGGGTCTTCCTCAAGCGCCGGTTTGCCCGGTTCGATGAAATAGCGGCTGCGCTGGAAGGCGTAGCCGGGCAGCGGCAGGCGGTTGCGGCGCGCTTCGCCCCAGATCTGCGGCCAGTCGGCCTCGACCCCGCAGGCCCAGAGCCGGCCGATGACGCCGAAGAAGTAGCTGTCGTCCATCACCTGCTGATCCTGGTGGCGCAGGGAGCTGAGCACCTGGCCCTGTTTCACTGCCGGCGACATCTGCGCCAGCGCGCTAAGCGCCTTGCCGGGGCCGACCTCCAGGAACACGCGGCCGGGGGTCTTGGCGAGGGTCTCGACGCAATCGGCATAGCGCACTGTGTTGCGCAGCTGGCCCACCCAATACTCGGCGCTGGTGGCCTGTTCCGCCGTCAGGGCCGTGCCGCTGCGGTTGGAGATCACCGGCAGGTTCGGCGCGGACAGGGGCAGGGAGCGGATGAAATCGCCATACTCCTGCAAGATGCCGTCCAGCATCCGCGAATGGGCGGCAATGTCGATCTGGATGCGCTGATGCTCCACCTCGCGCGCAGTCAATTCGGCGGCCAGCCGATCAAGCGCGTCCTGCGGGCCGGAGACTGCGGTGAGCGAGGGGGCGTTGACGCTGGCAATGTCCAGATCATCGCCGATGATGGCCTTGACCTCCGCCAGCGGGAGCGCAATCGACAGCATCCCGCCCGCAGGCACGGTATCAAACAGCCGGCCGCGCAGGAGGACAAGGTCGATACAATCCTCAAAGGACATAACACCGGCCAGGCAGGCGGCGGTGTTTTCGCCCATGGAATGGCCGACCAATGCGGCAGGCCGCACGCCCCAGCTGATCCACAGCTGCGCCAGCGCATATTCCACGATCATGATCAGCGGCAGCTGCACCGAGGGTTGCTGCAGGCGCGCATTGGCCGTGTCCTCCTCGCCGTCGTCCGGCAGCCAGAGGGCGCGGATGTCGTAGTCGAGGCTTTTTTGCAAATGCTCCAGCCCGCGGTCCATCCAGTCTGCAAAAACCGGCTCGGTCTCATACAGGTCGCGCGCCATTCCGGCATATTGCGCGCCGCCGCCGGGGAACATGAACACCACCTCCGGCGCATCGCCCAAGCGGTCGTGGGTGAAGATCTTGCGCGGGTCGTTTTCCTGCAGCAGCTCAATGGCCTCCGCCGCGGTTTCCGCCACCAGCACCCGCCGTTTGGCAAAGCCGCGGCGGCCTTCCTTGAGGGTGTAGGCGACGTCGGCCAGATCGGCCTCCGGGTTGGCCTTCAGGTACTCCGCCAGTGCCTGGGTATTGGCATCCAGCGCGGCCTTGGACTGGCCGGACACGCAGAGGATCTGGAACGGGAAATCGCTTTCTTCCGAGGCTGCACGCTCCGGTGCTTCCTCCAGGATCACATGGGCATTGGTGCCGCCGACGCCCAGCGAGTTGACGCCTGCCCGCCGCGGGCCCTTGTGAGGCGTCCAGGGGGTGAGGGCGGAGTTCACCTTGAACGGCGAAGTGTCGAATTCAATGGCCGGGTTCGGCGCCTCATACCCCAGCGAGGGCGGGATTTCCCTGTGGTGCAGCGCCAGAGCGGTCTTGGTCAGGCTGGCGACGCCCGCCGCCGTGTCCAGATGGCCGATGTTGGTCTTGACCGATCCGATCCGGCAGTAGCCTGTGTCCTGCGTGCTGGCGCGGTAAGCATCGGTCAGGGCGGACACCTCGATCGGGTCGCCCAGATAGGTGCCGGTGCCGTGGCATTCGACATAATCAATGGTCTCTGCCGGGGTGCCTGCCGCTGCCAGCGCCTTTTGCACCGCTGCCGACTGGCCGGCGACGGAAGGCGCCAGATAGCCCGCCTTGTCCGCGCCGTCGTTGTTGATGGCGGAGCCCTTGATGACGGCCCAGATGTGGTCGCCATCGGCAATCGCATCCTCCAGCCGCCGCAGCGCCACCGCACCGGCGCCGGAGCCGAAGACGGTGCCTTGCGCCCGGTGGTCAAAGGCGTGGCAATGCCCATCGGGCGACAGGATCTCGTTTTCCTTATAGAGATAGCCGCGCCCCTGCGGCAGCTCGATGGTGACACCCCCCGCCAGCGCCATGTCGCACTCGCCCTCGCGCAGGGCCTTGCAGGCGTAATGCACCGCCACCAGCGAGGTGGAGCAGGCGGTCTGCACGTTCACAGAAGGCCCCTTCAGGTCGAACACATGGCTGACGCGGGTCGACAGGAAGTCCTTGTCATTGCCGGTGTGGCGCAGCAGGAACATGCCCACGTCATCGACCAGGGCGGGGTTGGAGCAGATGTTGAAATAGAAATAGCTGCCCATGCCGCAGCCTGCGTAAACGCCGATGGGGCCGTTGATGCTTTCCGGCGGATGGCCCGCGTTTTCCATCGCGCCCCAGGCGACTTCCAGAAACTTGCGGTGCTGCGGGTCGAGGATGGCGGCCTCTTTCGGGCTGAAACCGAAGAACTCGGCATCAAACTCGTCAACCCCCTGCAGCCGGGCCGCGGCGGGCACATAATTCGGATCGGCCAGAGCAGAGGCGCGCTCACCGTTTGCCAGCAGCGTCTCGCGGTCTAGAACCTCAATCGATTCGATCCCAGCGCGCAGGTTCTGCCAGAACGCCCCGGCAGAGCCCGCGCCCGGCACCGTCACCGACAGCCCGACTATGGCAATATCACCGGGCTTTTTCTCTTCGGCAGCGCCCGCCGCTGCGGAAATCCCATCGTGCATCGTCAATACCTGACCCCACTGGCCCTTCGCAAACAGCCCGGCACGCCGCAGCCAGTCCGCATTGTGAAGATGGCAGGGCCCGCCGGACGGGTTGTTTATCTGATGCCGGGGTTCTCCCCGGCGGCTGGCCCGGCCCTGCGGCTTAGATCCCCATCTGCTCCGCGGGGCCGGAAGAACTCTCGTTTATCTTCGTCAATCCATGCGGCTGTCCTAAGGACGCATTGTGTCAATTTCGGCCGGAAAAGCGGAAAGATTGCGGCATCACAGGATGCTGCGCCCTTGCGGCCCGGTGGTGTCAGGCAGCATTGCCTGCGCACCGCCAAACAGGGCGGGTTTCGGCCGGAATAAGCCCGGGTAGAGCAGCCGCTCAGCGTAGCCAAGCACCGACCCGGCGCACATCCAGGTGATCGGAATCAGCGTGGCATTCAGCAGCATGTCGACCATGGTGGCCGCCAGGATCAGCGCTATCGGCGCGGCATAGGGCGAGACGCTGCCCGCAGGCACCTGCCGCGCGGCCTTGGCCAGCAGCACCAGCGGCGCGGCCAGCAGCCCCATCTCGGCGATGTAGCCCAGCCAGCCGAAGGTGCCGAAAACGATGATCCAGCGCCCGTCCGGGATCGACAGGATCTGCCCGGTTTCCTCATGCCGCACCAGGTTGCGGCCCCAGCCGCCCCAGCCGAACCACGGCTTTTCCGCGGCCCGGGCCAGCAGCTGCGCTTCGTTTTCAAACCGGTAGTTCAGCGAATGCGCCCGCTCGGCGCTGATCAGTTCGGCCTGGGCGACAAGCTCTTCGGTCGGCACCAGCCCTGCGTTGCGCAGCATCGGGTAGACCACCGCGATCAGCGCCAGCACCAAGGCCGCCCGCAGCTGCCAGCGCAAGGGCGCCAGCGCCACCACCGGGGTAAAGGCCAGCGCATAGGCGAGCGAGGCCAGGCTCTTGCACAGAACCAGAACTGCAAACAAATAGGCGGCCGCCAGCGCCAGGCGGATGCGGTCCCGGCCCTTGGCGGTGCGGGCCAGGGCGGTGGCCGCCAGCAGCGCTGACAGCATGAAAAATGCCAGCCACAGCGCGTGCGGCAGGAAAACGATGGGCCGGAAGCCGCCCTGGCGCATCATCTGGCTGAAATCATGCTGGAAGAAGCCGTAGATCCAGATGTTGATCTGCGGGCTGAACCGGATCTCGACCAGCGACGGGATGGTATAGGCCAGCGCGCCGATCATCAGCGCCAGCAGCAGCTCGCGCTGGGCCTCGGGTGTGGACAGATACCGGCGCGCCAGCAGGAACGGGATCAGCACGATCACCTGATTGATGACCACCGAGCCCAGGTCGCGCCAGCGCAGCCCCGGCAGCCGGTCGGTCAGGAAGATGATCGGATCGGAATTGGCAATCTTGCGGAAAAGGATCGGTTCGCCATTGGTCAGCACCGTGGGGATGACCCCGAACACGAACAGAAGCGCCAGCAGCCGCACCGCCGGATGCCGCGGCAACAGCGGTACCGGTTTGCGCAGCAGGAAGACGCACAGTAGGAAGGCCATCACCGAGGGGATGGCGAACTTGTCCATATCCGGCACCAGCGGCAGGTCGAACTCGGCCAGCGGCGGCAGCAGCAGGTAGCCCGCGATGATGCACCACAGAACTGCCCGCTCCAGCGGCAGACGCCGGAAGAGCACCACGCTGGCCAGCGGCCAGGCCAGCAGCATCAGATAGGCCAAGGCATTGGGCACAGGCCAGTTTCCCCTCGTTCCCCGGTTGTTGTGTCAAAGTTTAACGGTTGCCGCAGGCGCTGTCCCGCGGATTTGCAAGAACCGGTAAACGGTGTGCAGCGATGCCACGCTGGTTGGCGGGCGGTCCGTCCTGCGCTGGCCTGAGACGGACGGCGGATGTATCAGGGATCCGGGCAGAAACCGGGGGTGTGCTTTGTATTTCGAATTCAATGGCCGCCGGGTGGCGGTGAACATGCCCGGCCGGGCGCTGCTGGAGGCGGAGATCCGCGCCAGGTTCAAGGCCCGCCAGGGCTTTGCGCTGGCCACGGTCAACTTGGATCACCTTGTCAAGCTGGCGCAGTCGCCTGCGTTCCTGGCCGCCTATCAGGCGCAGGACCTGGTGGTGGCGGACGGGCGCCCGATTGTCTGGCTGTCCCGGATCGCGGGCCGCCCGGTGGAGCTGATGCCGGGCTCGGACCTGGTGCTGCCCTTGTGCCGCCTGGCGGCGGAGGCTGGGGTTCCGGTGGCGCTGGCGGGCAGCACGGAAGAAGCGCTGGCGGACGCCGCGGCAGCGCTGACTGCCGAAGTGCCGGGCCTGGACATTGCCTGGTGCCACGCGCCTTCGGGCCGGTTCGATCCGGAGGGCGAGGAGGCGGACCGGATCTTGCACCGGCTGGATGAGACCGGCATCGGGTTGTGCTTTCTGGCGCTGGGCGCGCCCAAGCAGGAGCGCCTGGCGCAGCGCGGCCGCCGCCTGGCGCCGGGCACCGGGTTTGCCTCCATCGGCGCCGGGCTGGATTTCCTTGGCGGCCATCAGAAGCGCGCCCCCGCCTGGGTGCGGGCAATCGCGATGGAGTGGCTGTGGCGGGCGCTGTCCAGCCCGTCCCGCCTGCTGCCGCGCTATGCCAAATGCCTGGCGGTCCTGCCCGGTCAGATCCTGAAGGCGTGGCGGATCCGCGTGCGCTGAGACCAGCTGGAACAGTGGCCGGAGGGCGGCATTTTGCGAGGCTCTGCCTCGCGCTCCGGGATATTTCCGGCCAGATGAATAAAGGATCCGGTCTTCATCTGGCTGAAAAAAAATCCTGGGGTGAATTGGCCCGCAGGCCAAGAGGGGCAAAGCCCCTGAAGGCGCTACTTGTACTCGAGAATCCCGCGCGCCGTGCCGCGCCAGCGGCGCCAGTAAAACTCCAGCGCACCGGTGGCCTCGGCGAATTTCCCAAGCACTGAAAACAGCGCCTGTTCTGTTCCCATGCGGCGGGAAAGGCGCAGAACCTGGGCCGGGTAGACCAGCGCTGCCAGCAGCAGGTACGGGCTGGCCAGCCCGGCGGCTGCAATGGCTGCGGGCAGCACCGCGCCCCAAGCCAGCGCGCGGCGGGTCTCGGCCACCCAGTGGCGCTCCGGCCCCGCGCCATGCAGCGCCGCACCTTCGGCAAAGGCGTGACCAGCACGGCGGCTGCGGTTCCACCACTGGCCAAAGCGCAGCATCTGCGCGTCATGCAGCGTCATTTCCGCATCAAGCCGCCAGACCTGCCAGCCTGCCCGCCGCAGCCGCAGGCACAGTTCCGGCTCCTCGCCGGCAATCAGGCCCTCGCGGTAGCCGCCCGCGGTATAAACCGCGGCCACCCGCATCATTGCATCACCGCCGCAGGCTGTGGCCTCGCCGACAGGTGTGTTCCACTCCGCGTCGCACAGCCGGTTATAGACTGATGCCTCCGGAAACCGCTCCCGCCGCCGTCCGCAAACTGCCGCAGCGCGGGGATGCGTCTGCATAAAGTCCGCCGCGGCGCCGATCCAGCCGGGGTCCAGCTCGCAATCGCCATCCGCAAACTGCACCAGCTCAATTCCGCTGCTGAGGGCCGCCAGCCCGGCGTTGCGGGCGCGCGCCGCGGTGAAGGGGCGGCTCAGGTCCAGGTCCACGACCTCAGCCCCCAGGTCCCGTGCCGCCGCAGCCGAGCCATCGGTTGAGCCGCTGTCCACATATATCAGCTGCTGCACTTGGCCTTGCAGGGAGCGCAGGCAGCGGATCAGGCGTTCGCCTTCGTTGCGGCCGATCACCACCGCGGCGATGGCCGGGGCGCTCATGCGCCGGCTCCGGCCAAGTGAGTGCTGTAACCCGGTGCGCGGCGCAGGAAGCCAATGCGCTGGAGATCGGCGATGCTGGCGTCCGCCAGCGCCGCTTCGGACCACAGGCTCAGCTCCGGCTGCGCTTGCATCGCATCGCTGCGCAGCCTGTCTTCGCCATGTTGCGAGACGGCCTCGGTCCGGGTCTGCAAATCGCGCGCCAGGCTGTCGCCGGCAAACTTGTAGTGGCGGATCAGCCCTTCAACCTCCGCCACCGCCACCCCGGCAGAGACATGCGGATGCACTGCCGCCTGCACGGCGGGACCGTTGAATACCAGCGGGTGCTTGCTGAGGCAGCAGCGCTCGCCGAAGACCTTGCCGCGCACCCCGCCGAACAGCATCCTCGCACCGCCCGGCGGCAGAGCGTTCTGGCGCAGGTAATAGGCAAGCCCGGTGTCCTCGGTGCCATAGTCCAGCGCCTGCACCGTGCTGACGTCGCAATAGCGGAAAGCCTTGACCGCTTCTGCATAGCTCAGCCCGCAGGCCGCTGCCAGCGGGCCCTTCGGGAACATCTCCAGCATCTGCGCCTGCAGCGCGGTGCAGCCCTGCTGCGCCAAATAGCCGGTCAGACCTTGAAGTCCCGCCGTGCCGCTGCCCTCGAAATCCAGCAGCTCGTCCATATCGGCAAACAGGCACCAGCGGTCGCGGCCATACCGGTTGGCGGCATAGGCGCGCAGGCTGTTTTCGAACTCCAGCCAGGGCAGGGCAGAGCGCAGAACTGCGGTGCCCGGCTCCTGCCGGATGCGGTCCACCGTGCCGTCGGCAGAGCCATTGTCGACAAACACAAAACAGGAGACGCCAAGCCGCCGGTAATGCTCAAAAAACACATCGAGATAATAGCCGCCGTCCCGCACCAGCGCGATCAGCACCACCTCCTGCGGAGCGGCAAAGCGCTGGGCGGGCCCATGCAGATGGCGCAGCGACCGGTGCAGCCTTGCCTGGTGCAGGGCGTCTTGCGCCATCCGCCCGGCGCGGGCCGCCAGCCTGTGGCCGAATGATCTGTGCACGCGGGGCTCCGTCTTGCGCCTGCCGGGAATATCGCAGTCAACCTGCAAGGTTCCGCCGGCCGCTGCAAGCGCTGCCTGCGCGCTCAGTTGCAAATGCGGCTGGATTGCTGCACTTGCTGCGCCGGTGCATGACCGGAACAGACCTCAGCAGATGGCGGCTGAGCCGGCTTTTCCGGCCGACGGCCGGCTGTCCGAGTGCAGCCGCTTCACCGTCAGTAGTCGCGCTTGAAGAACAGCCCGAACCCGGTCTCGCCTTCGCTGTCCACAGTGCCTTGAACCGTCAGGCTTTTGGTCACATCCAGATTGATGCTCAGCTCGCTGTCGCCGCGGGTGTTGACGTTGAAATCGGTATAGACGTTCTCTGCCACATAGCCGCCCAGCCCCAGTTGGCCTGCGCCCAGATTGTCGGCGCCAATGTCGACCGTGTCTGCGCCGGTGGCCTGACGCACCTTGCTCTGTGCACCGCCGCCGCGCCCGCTGAGCGTCAGCGCCGAACCGGCCAGCCGGGCCAGCGCCAGCGGCGAGATGTCCTCGATATTGTCGCCGAACAGCAGCAGCGCCAGCGCCTCCTCGGAGGGGCGCGGCGGTTCGGATGTCACCTTGATCTCCGGTGCATCGACCCGGCCGGAAATCTCCAGCGTGGCGGTGCCTTCTTCGGTGGCGGCAGTGGATTTGAACTCCAGGTAGGGTTTCAGATCGCCCAGGAGCGTGATCCGCCCCTCATCCAGCTCCAGCCGCCGGCCCAGGATGTCAAAGGTGCCGCGGATCAGGCTGATCTGGCCCGAGGGCGACAGCCGCGCAGTGGTGCCGCGCAGGCGGATGTCGCCGCCCAGCTCCGCCCGCAGGCCGCGGCCGCGGGCAAACACCCGGGAGGGGGCGCTGATCAGGATGTCCAGTTCGGTTCTGGCCGAGCCGCCCCCGCTGCCGCCGTTGTTGCCGGTCAGCCCGGCCCGCGCCAGGGTCCGGCGCACGTCGCGCGGCGCGTTCACATGGCGGATCGGCGGGATTGGCGCTGCCGAGACCGAGCCGCCGGCGGTGTTGAGGTTGATATTGGTCTCGCCCACATTGATCTGCCCTTCAATCCGCTTGTCGCCCGCCATTGCGCCTGACAGAGCCAGGCTGCCGTTCAGCAGCGTCTCGTAAGACAGGTTGTCGGTCACCACCAGATCGCCGATGGCAATCTGCAGGTTGCTGCTGAAGGGCGGGCGCATCGCCACCGGGCCGCTGATCCGCAGGGTGCCGCCGTCGCGGCCGCGGGCCGAGGCCTGCACCTGCGCGCTGGAGCGGGCAAAGGAGACCGTGGCATTGATGTCATCCAGCCGCTGCGCCGCAGCCGGGATCGCCAGCGAGGCGCCGGGGACCGACACGGTGCCGCTCAGGGAGTCCAGCGCCGGTTCCCCACGCAGGGCCAAATCGAAATTCGCAGGCCCCTGCAAAAGGTTGGGAGAGATGAACGGGTTCATCCCCTCCAGCCGCAGGGTGCCTTTGGCGGTCACATCCGCGGTGCCCTCAGCCTCGTTCCAGCTGCCCGCGATGCGGCTGTCTATGCCTGCGGGGCCGCTGGCGGTGCTGTCCACCGTCCAGGTGCCGTTGCGGCGGGCGGCGGTGCCCTTGGCGGCCAGCCGGCCGGCCAGATCCGGCACCAGCTGCTGCAGCCGGCCGATGGCGCCGTCAAACCGCAGATCGGTGTCGCCGTTGCTCTCGGCAAAGCGTCCTTCGGTCTTTACCGCCAGGTCCGCCGGACCATCCGCCCTGGCGGCGATCTGCCACTCGCCGTTGCGCCGCTCCGCGGTGCCTTCCGCCGTGAGACGGCCCGCCAGTTCCGGCACGAACCGCTCCAGCTCGTTAAAGGCGGCTTCAAAGTCGAAATCGGCATCGCCTTCCAGCGTGACCGACCCGTCCAGCCGGGCGCTGGAGGAATGCGGGCCGGTGAGCTCCGCCACGCCATCAAACCGCCTGCCAGTGCGGGTGAGGGTGGTGGCCAGCTCTAGTGTCCCGGGCGCTTGCGGCAGCAGCACCTCCACCTTGGTCAGCCGGGCGGTGATCTCCATCTGGCCGGACTGGTTGTTCAGCGTGCCGGCTGCGGAGGCTTCCA is a genomic window of Leisingera caerulea DSM 24564 containing:
- a CDS encoding membrane protein, with the protein product MPNALAYLMLLAWPLASVVLFRRLPLERAVLWCIIAGYLLLPPLAEFDLPLVPDMDKFAIPSVMAFLLCVFLLRKPVPLLPRHPAVRLLALLFVFGVIPTVLTNGEPILFRKIANSDPIIFLTDRLPGLRWRDLGSVVINQVIVLIPFLLARRYLSTPEAQRELLLALMIGALAYTIPSLVEIRFSPQINIWIYGFFQHDFSQMMRQGGFRPIVFLPHALWLAFFMLSALLAATALARTAKGRDRIRLALAAAYLFAVLVLCKSLASLAYALAFTPVVALAPLRWQLRAALVLALIAVVYPMLRNAGLVPTEELVAQAELISAERAHSLNYRFENEAQLLARAAEKPWFGWGGWGRNLVRHEETGQILSIPDGRWIIVFGTFGWLGYIAEMGLLAAPLVLLAKAARQVPAGSVSPYAAPIALILAATMVDMLLNATLIPITWMCAGSVLGYAERLLYPGLFRPKPALFGGAQAMLPDTTGPQGRSIL
- a CDS encoding WecB/TagA/CpsF family glycosyltransferase, which codes for MYFEFNGRRVAVNMPGRALLEAEIRARFKARQGFALATVNLDHLVKLAQSPAFLAAYQAQDLVVADGRPIVWLSRIAGRPVELMPGSDLVLPLCRLAAEAGVPVALAGSTEEALADAAAALTAEVPGLDIAWCHAPSGRFDPEGEEADRILHRLDETGIGLCFLALGAPKQERLAQRGRRLAPGTGFASIGAGLDFLGGHQKRAPAWVRAIAMEWLWRALSSPSRLLPRYAKCLAVLPGQILKAWRIRVR
- a CDS encoding type I polyketide synthase, whose protein sequence is MHDGISAAAGAAEEKKPGDIAIVGLSVTVPGAGSAGAFWQNLRAGIESIEVLDRETLLANGERASALADPNYVPAAARLQGVDEFDAEFFGFSPKEAAILDPQHRKFLEVAWGAMENAGHPPESINGPIGVYAGCGMGSYFYFNICSNPALVDDVGMFLLRHTGNDKDFLSTRVSHVFDLKGPSVNVQTACSTSLVAVHYACKALREGECDMALAGGVTIELPQGRGYLYKENEILSPDGHCHAFDHRAQGTVFGSGAGAVALRRLEDAIADGDHIWAVIKGSAINNDGADKAGYLAPSVAGQSAAVQKALAAAGTPAETIDYVECHGTGTYLGDPIEVSALTDAYRASTQDTGYCRIGSVKTNIGHLDTAAGVASLTKTALALHHREIPPSLGYEAPNPAIEFDTSPFKVNSALTPWTPHKGPRRAGVNSLGVGGTNAHVILEEAPERAASEESDFPFQILCVSGQSKAALDANTQALAEYLKANPEADLADVAYTLKEGRRGFAKRRVLVAETAAEAIELLQENDPRKIFTHDRLGDAPEVVFMFPGGGAQYAGMARDLYETEPVFADWMDRGLEHLQKSLDYDIRALWLPDDGEEDTANARLQQPSVQLPLIMIVEYALAQLWISWGVRPAALVGHSMGENTAACLAGVMSFEDCIDLVLLRGRLFDTVPAGGMLSIALPLAEVKAIIGDDLDIASVNAPSLTAVSGPQDALDRLAAELTAREVEHQRIQIDIAAHSRMLDGILQEYGDFIRSLPLSAPNLPVISNRSGTALTAEQATSAEYWVGQLRNTVRYADCVETLAKTPGRVFLEVGPGKALSALAQMSPAVKQGQVLSSLRHQDQQVMDDSYFFGVIGRLWACGVEADWPQIWGEARRNRLPLPGYAFQRSRYFIEPGKPALEEDPAPARHSDLKDWGYRPAWRPRLADCALDVQQELGQEPHNWLIFEDETGHAARAADRLEAAGHAVARVRAGDTYAQLSPTTYILPPEQGRAAYGALLGDLAEAGLLPDRIAHFWLVTEGETFRPGSSFFDRNLEMGFHALTALAQELGNADLPGPVHLSVFTTGAAQVRDEALPYPEKAMIAGPLGVIPRELPGLTCTTVDIELPQAPRGLLARKPADNDITPRLLEELLSEPANLSAAWRGDKRFELAWRPQPLPAPETPPFKQGGHYLITGGYGGIGLAIAGHLMRDCGAKITLISREGLPPRDSWDRYLSSHSPANRTARRIRAVKALEETGSGTVLPLAADVCHAGELRTAREQAEAANGPVTGVIHGAGVIDDGPLLAKDEDRIARVLAPKVSGLRALDTVFPDGSLELLVLFSSSSAVTRPAGQVDYIAANEYLNAWAKQRAGGQTRVVAVDWGVWADTGMAADAMSARNSGAAASTPEPCPQPLLQQQGFDAAGNRIFMPCFSTADWLLDEHRTADGTALVPGTGYIEMAAEALAAAGTQGPFEIRDLYFMRPMVVLEGDPKKLLVKLEAKENGYELFVYSACTNGYSLHCQAMLASAAAAECPAALNLQKFFTRCPEEQAPAGGRLQSPQEAHLRFGPRWHVLERAALGDGEGIAALSLPEAAAQDGTLLHPGLMDLATGWAMQLIPGYQADALWVPVSYRTIRVFAPLTANIFSHVRLAVAPDSASAMFDVTLTDTDGNVLARIEGFRMQRLASGFDTAAAAAEADASAAELGLEPASSAQPLSPEERRLQLNISNGIKAEEGGDALARALATGLPQVVVSSLDLPALIAQAAQAAAPAAGEAQTFERPQLDTDYIAPRNPVEEELAKLFAALLGVSQVGIEDSFFDLGGHSLIAVRLFAQVKRGFGVEFPLSVLFEAPSVAALAERIIARTGGGVAAEPGDTPQTAEEPPQYTHLVQLHPGDGTGRRPFFLVAGMFGNVLNLRHLALQVGKDRPVYGLQAKGLVGDAAPHSRIEDAARSCLSEIRQIQPQGPYLLGGFSGGGITAYEMAQQLKDQGQETAALVLLDTPLPVRPALSRPDKALIKLAELRRKGVGYLAEWARNRIAWEFEKRRASPAETGVRPEFNNRKIELAFRAAVAAYDLRPWHGPLTLFRPPLDRKWQVSGGNWVSGEREYVFDDNNWTRWAPATEVAEVPGDHDSMVLVPNVSVLAAGVKARLDAADAAAGRSRYAQAAE